One window of the Melanotaenia boesemani isolate fMelBoe1 chromosome 14, fMelBoe1.pri, whole genome shotgun sequence genome contains the following:
- the ctdspl3 gene encoding CTD small phosphatase-like protein 2-B, whose protein sequence is MRLRSQKTITACPETPKTRRRPSIKGTPKRTLLLESVTDSPLSAKSEETLDRNSDDEIPTIRRRPLPRGRARKRARAVDDKESDLTFKTPLRPIIRHDRILSEIDVASPHNSTARNIYSPIVRFLTPSKENLKCPEKGNSVIMSPEQGVFGYGSIDLLAGDEDDDVFDPFTFIKNIPSQSQHSRPCLRDIPPKTRSTPEATLVVDLEETLMFSSLNSIEEADYSFNITFQDHQYKAYMILRPHVREFLQAMAKIYELFVYTCAKKEYAEKILEILDPQKKLFRHRLYQDDCACVLGHYIKDLGILGRDLTKTVVLDNAPHTYPYHLMNTIPIKSWSGELEDKELQKLIPYMEKLAAAEDFQEVLKKRKDHFHRLLSED, encoded by the exons atgagacTAAGGTCTCAAAAAACAATTACCGCTTGTCCGGAGACACCCAAGACGCGACGTCGACCGTCCATCAAAGGGACGCCTAAACGAACGTTACTGTTAGAATCAGTAACCGACAGCCCGCTCTCGGCCAAG AGCGAAGAAACCTTAGATAGAAACTCAGACGATGAGATTCCCACGATAAGGAGGCGGCCACTGCCTCGTGGCCGGGCTAGGAAGAGGGCCAGAGCCGTGGATGACAAAGAGTCGG ATTTGACCTTCAAGACTCCTCTCAGGCCCATAATACGCCATGACCGCATACTATCAGAGATTGATGTGGCGTCTCCTCATAACTCAACAGCCAGAAACATCTATTCTCCCATTGTGCGTTTCCTCACACCCAGCAAAGAGA atCTGAAGTGTCCTGAAAAAGGGAACAGTGTAATAATGAGCCCAGAACAAGGTGTATTTGGTTATGGCTCCATTGACCTTCTGGCTGGAGATGAGGACGATGATGTCTTTGATCC ATTTACATTTATCAAGAACATCCCATCCCAGTCTCAACATTCCCGTCCCTGTCTCAGAGATATTCCCCCCAAGACCAGAAGCACCCCGGAGGCCACGCTGGTGGTTGACCTG GAAGAGACACTGATGTTCAGCTCTCTGAATTCAATTGAAGAAGCAGATTACAGCTTCAACATAACTTTCCAGGATCATCAGTACAAG GCGTACATGATCCTACGACCACATGTGAGGGAGTTTCTACAGGCCATGGCAAAAATATACGAG ctgTTTGTTTACACGTGTGCAAAGAAAGAATACGCAGAGAAGATACTGGAGATCCTGGATCCTCAGAAAAAACTGTTTCG ACACCGTTTGTACCAGGATGATTGTGCTTGTGTTCTTGGACACTATATAAAAGATCTGGGGATCCTTGGGAGAGACCTTACAAAGACAGTGGTTCTGGACAACGCACCACACACATATCCATACCAT CTGATGAACACAATACCCATCAAGAGCTGGTCTGGAGAGTTGGAGGACAAAGAACTTCAAAAGCTCATCCCCTATATGGAGAAACTGGCTGCAGCT